One Mailhella massiliensis DNA segment encodes these proteins:
- a CDS encoding LysR family transcriptional regulator, giving the protein MRLEQLEYFVTTADAGAISAAAQKLGISQPAVSAAVRSLEEELGSPLLKRGNSGVSLTPLGRLTYKDARSILELAQNILARGKGVEAGGTAAVCAQPLLSFHLTSGIVLPFRKLHPKIEVFVRNVPNVDIISDLKSGRSNIAVTLVAMGLKIREQAMGMGCQIVPLYTDRRKMFIGSGHPLAHKKELTPQDLKTLRIAYYSHSADHVSSRYSPYFGGEYRLANRDDILDLVIRNEAVFIQAGTMFRHDYRVRKGMMTARDIPLPDMDHSAPIVAIRTPELSLAERLFWEYLIENFARDLQE; this is encoded by the coding sequence ATGCGACTGGAACAGCTGGAATACTTTGTCACCACCGCCGACGCGGGGGCCATCAGCGCGGCGGCGCAGAAACTCGGAATTTCCCAGCCCGCGGTCTCCGCCGCCGTACGCAGTCTGGAAGAGGAGCTGGGCAGCCCCCTGCTCAAACGCGGCAACAGCGGGGTCAGCCTCACGCCTCTGGGCCGGCTTACCTACAAAGACGCACGCAGCATTCTGGAACTGGCCCAGAACATTCTTGCCCGGGGAAAGGGCGTGGAGGCCGGGGGAACGGCAGCCGTATGCGCGCAGCCGCTGCTCTCGTTTCACCTGACGAGCGGAATCGTACTGCCTTTCAGAAAACTGCACCCGAAGATAGAGGTGTTCGTGAGAAACGTGCCCAACGTCGACATCATTTCCGACCTGAAGAGCGGCCGCTCCAACATTGCGGTCACCCTGGTCGCCATGGGGCTCAAGATACGGGAACAGGCCATGGGCATGGGCTGCCAGATTGTGCCGCTCTATACCGACAGAAGGAAGATGTTCATCGGTTCCGGCCATCCGCTGGCGCACAAGAAGGAGCTCACGCCGCAGGATCTGAAGACGCTCCGCATCGCCTACTATTCCCACAGCGCCGATCATGTCTCTTCGCGCTATTCCCCGTACTTCGGGGGAGAATACCGCCTTGCCAACAGAGACGACATTCTCGACCTCGTCATCAGAAACGAGGCCGTCTTCATTCAGGCGGGAACCATGTTCCGGCACGATTACCGCGTGCGGAAAGGCATGATGACGGCCAGAGACATTCCCCTGCCCGACATGGACCACAGCGCGCCCATCGTGGCCATACGCACCCCGGAACTTTCCCTCGCGGAACGCCTGTTCTGGGAATACCTCATCGAAAACTTCGCGCGCGATCTTCAGGAATGA
- the argC gene encoding N-acetyl-gamma-glutamyl-phosphate reductase, whose protein sequence is MAMLRAGLVGVTGYTGMELSRILASHPSIRLTAATSRQDAGKRLDAVYPFLQGLPGADVTLTEPEAAMLARECDVVFLAVPHGVAMEIGAELYDAGVKVVDLSADFRLRDADVYEAWYKPHTRREYIARAVYGLPELYADDIARARLIANPGCYPTASILGLYAALKNGIVRTDDIIIDAKSGTTGAGRKAVVSSLYCEVADSFRPYNIGGKHRHTPEIEQELSVAAGESVTVSFNPHLLPISRGILATIYTKLTGSLSQADVQALYEDFWKDAPWVRVLPAGKLPETRNVRGTMFCDIAVTVDQRTGRLIITSAIDNLCRGASGQAVANANLMFGLPVETGLNFAPLVP, encoded by the coding sequence ATTGCCATGCTGCGAGCCGGACTGGTCGGCGTAACGGGCTATACCGGGATGGAACTGTCCCGTATTCTGGCTTCCCATCCTTCCATCAGGCTGACGGCCGCCACGTCCCGGCAGGACGCGGGCAAGCGCCTCGACGCCGTGTATCCCTTCCTTCAGGGGCTTCCCGGCGCCGATGTGACGCTTACGGAACCCGAAGCCGCCATGCTTGCGCGCGAATGCGACGTGGTCTTTCTTGCCGTGCCCCACGGCGTGGCCATGGAAATAGGCGCGGAACTGTACGATGCGGGAGTGAAGGTCGTGGATCTTTCGGCGGATTTCCGCCTGCGCGACGCAGACGTGTACGAAGCCTGGTACAAGCCCCATACCCGCAGGGAATACATCGCCAGGGCGGTGTACGGTCTGCCTGAGCTTTATGCCGACGACATCGCACGCGCCCGCCTCATCGCCAATCCCGGCTGCTATCCCACGGCGTCCATTCTCGGCCTGTACGCTGCGCTGAAAAACGGCATCGTAAGGACGGACGACATCATCATCGACGCCAAATCCGGGACTACCGGCGCAGGACGCAAGGCCGTGGTCAGTTCCCTGTACTGTGAAGTGGCCGATTCCTTCCGTCCCTACAATATCGGCGGCAAGCACAGGCATACCCCGGAAATCGAGCAGGAACTTTCCGTGGCCGCCGGGGAAAGCGTGACCGTGTCCTTCAATCCTCATCTTCTGCCCATCAGCCGCGGCATACTCGCCACCATATACACGAAGCTGACGGGTTCTCTTTCCCAGGCCGACGTGCAGGCCCTGTATGAGGATTTCTGGAAGGATGCCCCGTGGGTGCGCGTGCTCCCCGCCGGGAAGCTGCCGGAAACGCGCAACGTGCGCGGCACCATGTTCTGCGACATCGCCGTGACCGTGGATCAGCGCACCGGTCGACTCATCATCACTTCCGCCATCGACAATCTCTGCCGCGGGGCTTCCGGGCAGGCCGTGGCCAACGCCAACCTCATGTTCGGCCTTCCCGTGGAAACGGGCCTGAACTTCGCTCCCCTCGTGCCGTAA
- a CDS encoding DUF1844 domain-containing protein codes for MSDKTDPAVMPEVTFSTFVLSLASSALVHLGEVPNPETGSIARNEVLARNAIDVLTMLDDKTRNGLTPEESKLIRDVLYELRMKFVARS; via the coding sequence ATGTCTGACAAAACCGATCCGGCCGTGATGCCGGAAGTGACGTTTTCCACCTTTGTGCTGTCTCTGGCCTCTTCCGCGCTGGTGCATCTGGGCGAGGTGCCCAACCCGGAAACGGGGAGCATCGCCCGCAACGAGGTGCTGGCCCGAAATGCCATCGACGTGCTCACCATGCTCGACGACAAGACGCGCAACGGACTCACCCCCGAGGAAAGCAAGCTCATACGGGACGTGCTCTACGAACTGCGCATGAAGTTCGTGGCCCGTTCCTGA
- a CDS encoding CsgG/HfaB family protein, protein MSRRFLPVLWAFTLLLFIMQVPASAATYVVSPFSVTGAQGYSYLGQAVPSMLTSRLYLQGRFEPVERQDAAMKEKTPGSKSAAQALGKKFGADYVVWGGITVMGEQASLDVSVLSPDGKVWKESSTSSVNALIGGLQAVADSINVEVFGRTDVARSSAPAGVPGAPSSAFVVNETHGRVEGDTYLNPSLRYQGVESERAQIRSQMINFECIGMEVADINGDGKNEVLLLSPGTVNAYTWKNGNRLVEIGEYRFPSSLHPVLVRHYKQDGRNYVILTGFDESSYEPYSQVLSFAGGKFSVVVKSVDRYLNVVNIPPLYNSVLVMQEGDRSKGVRGAIYEARIKGGDVVRNGKLSNLPRQATLFNFSWIPADRGRQGDHLALIAENETLLTFDARGNRLAGTEDTYGGSSVYLVGDRGLGSIAMPTDSADLVLNYVPMRMPVVDLDHDGRYELIANKPVTTAGKLFTNYRTYPQGEIHAMLWNGMGMELLWKTRRIKGTVCDVTVADVDNNGKVDLVVAVNSYGGVTSGLKTRCAVYMYPLDTTKVNARPNYQE, encoded by the coding sequence ATGTCCAGACGTTTTCTGCCCGTTCTTTGGGCATTTACCCTTCTGCTCTTCATCATGCAAGTGCCCGCGTCGGCGGCCACCTATGTGGTGTCGCCTTTCTCGGTTACGGGTGCTCAGGGCTATTCCTATCTCGGGCAGGCCGTGCCGTCCATGCTGACGTCGCGCCTCTACCTTCAGGGCCGGTTCGAACCTGTGGAACGGCAGGATGCCGCGATGAAGGAAAAGACGCCCGGTTCCAAGAGCGCGGCGCAGGCTCTGGGCAAGAAGTTCGGGGCCGACTATGTGGTGTGGGGCGGCATTACCGTCATGGGTGAACAGGCCAGCCTCGACGTGAGCGTGCTTTCTCCCGACGGCAAGGTGTGGAAGGAATCCTCCACCAGCTCCGTGAACGCGCTCATCGGCGGCCTTCAGGCCGTGGCGGACAGCATCAATGTGGAAGTGTTCGGCCGTACCGACGTGGCGCGTTCCTCCGCTCCCGCAGGCGTTCCCGGCGCGCCGAGCAGCGCCTTCGTGGTGAACGAAACGCACGGCCGCGTGGAAGGCGACACCTATCTGAACCCCTCCCTGCGCTATCAGGGCGTGGAGTCCGAACGTGCCCAGATCCGCAGCCAGATGATCAACTTCGAATGCATCGGCATGGAAGTGGCCGACATCAACGGCGACGGCAAGAACGAAGTGCTGCTGCTCAGCCCCGGCACCGTGAACGCCTATACTTGGAAGAACGGCAACAGGCTTGTGGAAATAGGCGAATACCGCTTCCCCTCCTCCCTGCATCCCGTGCTTGTCCGCCACTATAAGCAGGACGGCAGGAACTACGTCATCCTCACCGGTTTCGACGAAAGCAGCTATGAACCCTACTCCCAGGTGCTGAGCTTTGCCGGCGGCAAGTTCAGCGTGGTGGTGAAGAGCGTTGACCGCTATCTCAATGTGGTCAACATTCCGCCTCTGTACAATTCCGTGCTCGTCATGCAGGAAGGCGACCGCAGCAAGGGCGTACGCGGAGCCATCTACGAAGCCCGCATCAAGGGCGGCGACGTGGTCCGCAACGGCAAGCTGTCCAACCTGCCCCGTCAGGCCACGCTGTTCAACTTCTCCTGGATTCCCGCGGACAGGGGCCGTCAGGGCGACCATCTGGCCCTCATTGCCGAGAACGAAACCCTGCTTACCTTCGATGCGCGCGGCAACCGTCTTGCCGGTACGGAAGATACCTACGGCGGCAGCTCCGTCTACCTTGTGGGCGACAGAGGGCTCGGCAGCATCGCCATGCCTACCGACAGCGCCGATCTTGTGCTCAACTATGTGCCCATGCGTATGCCCGTGGTGGATCTCGACCACGACGGCCGTTATGAACTCATCGCCAACAAGCCCGTCACCACGGCGGGCAAGCTGTTCACCAATTACCGCACCTACCCGCAGGGCGAAATCCACGCCATGCTGTGGAACGGCATGGGCATGGAACTTCTGTGGAAGACCCGCCGCATCAAGGGTACGGTGTGCGACGTGACGGTGGCCGACGTGGACAACAACGGCAAGGTGGATCTTGTCGTGGCCGTCAACTCCTACGGCGGCGTGACCTCCGGCCTCAAGACCCGCTGCGCGGTGTACATGTATCCGCTGGATACCACCAAGGTGAACGCCAGGCCCAATTATCAGGAATAA
- a CDS encoding methyltransferase domain-containing protein, which translates to METTTTARRSFRFACAREEIPTAEEMLRLQGFRFEEDPFFAPARRLVEGPFPLGNSLAGFFGLIYIQDRASMLPPVALDPPKGASVLDMCASPGSKTSQLAWLVGPQGMVLGNEPSPVRLANLRRNLHVMGLTQTVTCCRSGENIPLPDASWDYIQLDPPCSGWGTVEKNPRVMDIWKDNKVAPLIRLQKDLLREAARLLRPGGVMVYSTCTTDVEENEKQVLFAREELGLTLEALDDVPGFDLQAPQGCEGVWCLNPKIGDTQGFFVARLRKEGTPTDPVPQTERPVIAEVAGEAQLRAQGLDPRRVHAEIGLFGQSLHALPIPALSLLPEDLHWQGLYMGKTGKNGELRLSPRVRIDGPGPKLDLEGEEGLRLISGLLKGQSLPAPSSVPADARAVLLRWNGLALGRLNVKNKRLIWSER; encoded by the coding sequence TTGGAGACTACGACCACCGCACGCCGCTCCTTCCGCTTCGCCTGTGCCAGGGAAGAAATTCCCACCGCTGAGGAAATGCTCCGTCTGCAGGGCTTCCGCTTTGAGGAAGACCCCTTCTTCGCTCCGGCAAGACGCCTTGTGGAAGGCCCCTTCCCTCTGGGCAACAGTCTGGCCGGGTTCTTCGGACTCATCTATATTCAGGACCGGGCGTCCATGCTGCCCCCCGTGGCCCTCGATCCGCCGAAGGGAGCCTCGGTGCTCGACATGTGCGCAAGCCCGGGCAGCAAGACCAGCCAGCTCGCCTGGCTGGTGGGGCCGCAGGGCATGGTGCTCGGCAACGAACCTTCCCCCGTGCGCCTCGCCAACCTGCGCCGCAACCTGCACGTCATGGGTCTCACCCAGACGGTAACCTGCTGCCGCAGCGGGGAAAACATTCCTCTGCCCGACGCCTCGTGGGACTACATCCAGCTCGACCCGCCCTGCTCCGGCTGGGGCACGGTGGAAAAGAACCCCCGGGTCATGGACATCTGGAAGGACAACAAGGTGGCTCCGCTCATACGCCTGCAGAAGGATCTGCTGCGCGAGGCGGCCCGGCTGCTGCGTCCCGGCGGCGTCATGGTCTATTCCACCTGCACCACGGACGTGGAGGAAAACGAAAAGCAGGTGCTCTTTGCCAGAGAAGAGCTCGGTCTTACGCTGGAAGCGCTGGACGACGTGCCGGGCTTCGACCTTCAGGCCCCGCAGGGATGTGAAGGCGTGTGGTGCCTGAATCCCAAGATAGGCGACACGCAGGGCTTTTTCGTGGCAAGGCTCCGCAAGGAAGGCACGCCGACGGACCCCGTCCCCCAGACGGAAAGGCCCGTCATCGCCGAGGTGGCGGGCGAAGCGCAGCTGCGCGCCCAGGGGCTGGACCCCCGCCGTGTGCACGCGGAAATAGGCCTGTTCGGCCAGAGCCTGCACGCTCTGCCCATTCCGGCGCTCTCCCTGCTGCCGGAAGATCTGCACTGGCAGGGGCTGTACATGGGAAAAACGGGCAAAAACGGCGAACTGCGCCTCTCCCCGCGCGTACGCATCGACGGCCCCGGCCCGAAACTCGACCTTGAAGGAGAAGAAGGGCTGCGCCTCATCTCGGGGCTTCTCAAGGGACAGAGCCTGCCCGCCCCCTCCTCCGTTCCCGCCGATGCGCGCGCCGTGCTTCTGCGCTGGAACGGTCTGGCGCTCGGCAGACTCAACGTGAAAAACAAAAGGCTCATCTGGTCGGAGCGCTGA
- a CDS encoding tRNA1(Val) (adenine(37)-N6)-methyltransferase produces MTEKRGPWADFPSGLEQPEGSFRFSADALLLASFAGEMLPREEAFFVELGTGCGVAALAVLREKPLWRAVGVEIMPPLAEAAGRNAALLGLEERFCVVEGDAADRATLRRARGAFLPRGGERLFPMVMCNPPWRREGEGRLPPSLLRRTALFGTKETFRNFFQAADGLLEQGGVLAVVSGAERTAEALEALPPRLHPELLRFIFTRKDAPAAFVLLCARKNGRAALRVEKREVR; encoded by the coding sequence ATGACGGAGAAGCGGGGGCCTTGGGCGGACTTTCCTTCCGGGCTGGAACAGCCGGAGGGCAGTTTCCGTTTCAGCGCCGATGCGCTGCTGCTGGCCTCCTTTGCCGGGGAGATGCTTCCGCGCGAGGAGGCGTTTTTTGTGGAACTCGGCACCGGCTGCGGGGTGGCGGCGCTGGCCGTGCTGCGCGAAAAGCCCCTGTGGCGGGCCGTGGGGGTGGAAATCATGCCGCCCCTTGCGGAGGCTGCGGGCCGCAACGCCGCCCTGCTCGGGCTTGAGGAGCGCTTCTGCGTGGTGGAAGGCGACGCGGCCGACCGCGCAACGCTTCGCCGCGCGAGGGGAGCGTTTCTGCCTCGGGGCGGCGAGCGCCTTTTCCCCATGGTCATGTGCAATCCCCCGTGGAGGCGGGAGGGAGAAGGGCGTCTGCCGCCTTCTTTGCTGCGCCGCACCGCGCTTTTCGGCACGAAGGAGACGTTTCGGAATTTTTTTCAGGCTGCCGACGGACTGCTGGAGCAGGGCGGGGTGCTTGCCGTGGTAAGCGGCGCGGAACGCACGGCCGAGGCGCTGGAAGCGCTGCCGCCGCGTCTGCATCCGGAACTTCTGCGCTTTATCTTCACGAGAAAGGATGCGCCCGCCGCCTTCGTGCTCCTGTGCGCGCGGAAGAACGGCCGCGCCGCGCTCCGGGTGGAGAAAAGGGAAGTTCGGTGA
- a CDS encoding UvrD-helicase domain-containing protein: protein MFRADLHIHSRFSRATSSRLTLPHLAAWAGAKGIDVLATGDFTHPVWRQELRDSLEMDEDSGLLRLKRPLNGDDVTREIPHLAGLAPREPKFMLEAEISSIYKKNGAVRKIHSLVYMPDFESADRLCEKLEAIGNLKSDGRPILGLDVKDLLAMVLEIPRAYMIPAHIWTPWFALFGSKSGFDSLEECFEDLTPHIFAAETGLSSDPDMNRCWSSLDHLLMVSSSDAHSGENLAREATLFEGDATYDGIFDAVHKKEGATRYAGTLEFFPEEGKYHLDGHRACGVVLEPAECMKLNNICPVCGKPLTVGVLHRVLALADRNAPPCPGKDFQSLIPLPEILGEILHCGAKTRKTQEKYAELLERFGSEMSILQDVPEHDLRHVWPELGEAVARMRAGRVIRHAGYDGEYGVIRLFEEGENAPSLLGNAAPRRRNAARESARLARAAEEKKQEQARPAPAPKAPEKPSFAPDSFSPMQQEALTAGPGPVLVLAGPGAGKTRTLVGRMARLIRSGTPASDIVAVTFTRRAAEEMRARLAAALRGDAEEENALPETDTLHALALKRWQGEAPVVLSEEGARRAFAEANPGLEKKEAGRLYERLELARETLNMPEELVSLAENYRAWKKERNLADYTDLPEAWLAELKSRNYGAAKPWKHILVDEVQDLSPLQKELVQALTPADGSGFFGIGDPDQSIYGFRGADAGIEDSLRERWPQLRVLGLTESHRSAAAILDAGHDALDGKAACGELTSVTGSSATLQWMAAPSAEREAAWIADRIAYLIGGTSHQQADLHETLSGCHLEAGSCSPGEIAVLCRLKALMAPIRAALEKRGIPCAAPEAEAFWDDERVDLMLQAAARFRQRREHSRREAAFLDAGRFPLLAAMAPAEPSPSPVEQGPLDDVPEDTWNAGPEAVLAARPACFDPLFKDSTAFRRLRLAWKEQGSWDNLLDFVSFRRDIDTVRSQAEYVQIMTLHASKGLEFKAVFIPGAEDGLLPFRGVGALLGKEDDFTPPPVDEEQRLLYVGITRASEAVFLSSAAKRSLYGHSLALPPSPLLPLARFRAVKLARHTKTTASQLSLF, encoded by the coding sequence ATGTTCAGAGCCGACCTGCACATCCATTCCCGTTTTTCCCGCGCCACCAGCTCCCGCCTCACTCTGCCGCACCTTGCCGCATGGGCCGGAGCCAAGGGCATCGACGTGCTTGCCACGGGCGACTTCACGCACCCCGTATGGAGGCAGGAACTGCGCGACAGCCTGGAAATGGATGAAGACAGCGGCCTTCTGCGCCTGAAACGCCCCCTGAACGGCGACGACGTGACGCGGGAGATTCCCCACCTCGCAGGACTCGCCCCGCGCGAACCGAAGTTCATGCTCGAGGCGGAAATCAGTTCCATTTACAAGAAAAACGGCGCGGTCCGCAAGATACACAGCCTTGTGTACATGCCCGACTTCGAGTCCGCCGACAGGCTCTGCGAAAAGCTGGAGGCCATAGGCAACCTGAAATCGGACGGCAGGCCCATACTCGGCCTCGACGTGAAGGATCTGCTCGCCATGGTGCTGGAGATTCCCCGCGCCTACATGATTCCCGCCCACATATGGACGCCGTGGTTCGCGCTCTTCGGTTCCAAATCCGGTTTCGACAGTCTGGAAGAGTGCTTCGAAGACCTCACCCCCCATATTTTCGCCGCGGAAACGGGCCTTTCCTCCGACCCGGACATGAACCGCTGCTGGAGCAGCCTCGACCATCTGCTCATGGTCTCAAGCTCCGATGCCCACTCCGGGGAAAACCTTGCCCGGGAAGCCACGCTTTTCGAGGGAGACGCCACCTACGACGGCATTTTCGACGCCGTGCATAAGAAGGAAGGGGCAACCCGCTACGCGGGGACGCTGGAATTCTTCCCCGAAGAAGGCAAGTATCACCTCGACGGGCACCGCGCCTGCGGCGTCGTACTGGAACCTGCCGAATGCATGAAGCTGAACAACATCTGCCCGGTATGCGGCAAGCCCCTCACCGTGGGCGTGCTGCACCGAGTGCTCGCTCTTGCCGACAGAAACGCCCCGCCCTGCCCGGGCAAGGATTTCCAGTCCCTCATTCCCCTGCCGGAAATTCTGGGAGAAATCCTGCACTGCGGCGCAAAAACCAGAAAAACGCAGGAAAAATACGCCGAACTTCTGGAACGCTTCGGTTCGGAAATGAGCATTCTGCAGGATGTGCCGGAACATGATCTGCGCCATGTCTGGCCGGAACTCGGCGAGGCCGTGGCCCGCATGAGGGCGGGCCGGGTCATCCGCCATGCGGGCTACGACGGGGAATACGGCGTCATCCGCCTTTTTGAGGAGGGAGAAAACGCCCCCTCCCTGCTGGGAAACGCCGCCCCCCGGCGCAGAAATGCGGCGAGGGAAAGCGCGCGCCTTGCCAGAGCCGCAGAGGAAAAAAAACAGGAGCAGGCCCGGCCCGCTCCGGCCCCGAAAGCTCCTGAAAAGCCCTCCTTCGCCCCCGATTCCTTCAGCCCCATGCAGCAGGAAGCCCTTACGGCCGGCCCCGGCCCCGTGCTGGTACTGGCGGGCCCCGGCGCGGGCAAGACGCGCACGCTGGTGGGCCGCATGGCCCGCCTCATACGTTCCGGCACTCCCGCCTCGGACATCGTGGCCGTCACCTTCACACGGCGGGCGGCGGAGGAAATGCGCGCAAGACTTGCCGCCGCGCTGCGCGGCGATGCGGAAGAAGAAAACGCCCTGCCGGAAACCGATACCCTGCACGCCCTCGCCCTGAAACGCTGGCAGGGAGAAGCTCCGGTCGTGCTTTCCGAAGAAGGCGCGCGCAGGGCCTTTGCCGAGGCCAACCCCGGACTTGAGAAAAAAGAAGCCGGAAGGCTGTACGAACGTCTGGAACTGGCGCGGGAAACGCTGAACATGCCGGAAGAACTCGTATCCCTTGCGGAAAACTACCGGGCATGGAAAAAGGAGCGCAATCTTGCCGACTACACCGACCTGCCGGAAGCCTGGCTGGCTGAACTGAAAAGCAGAAATTACGGGGCCGCCAAGCCCTGGAAGCATATTCTCGTGGACGAGGTACAGGACCTTTCCCCCCTGCAGAAGGAACTGGTGCAGGCGCTGACCCCTGCCGACGGTTCGGGCTTTTTCGGCATAGGCGACCCTGACCAGTCCATCTACGGCTTCCGCGGCGCGGATGCGGGCATAGAAGATTCCCTGCGCGAACGCTGGCCTCAGCTTCGCGTGCTGGGCCTTACCGAAAGCCACCGCTCCGCAGCAGCCATCCTGGATGCCGGGCACGACGCTCTGGACGGCAAAGCCGCCTGCGGAGAGCTCACGTCCGTTACGGGCTCTTCCGCCACGCTGCAGTGGATGGCCGCGCCGAGCGCGGAACGCGAGGCCGCATGGATAGCCGACCGCATCGCCTACCTCATCGGCGGAACCTCCCATCAGCAGGCCGACCTGCACGAAACCCTTTCGGGCTGCCACCTGGAAGCCGGTTCGTGCAGCCCCGGGGAAATCGCCGTGCTCTGCCGCCTGAAGGCTCTCATGGCCCCCATACGCGCGGCGCTGGAAAAACGGGGCATCCCCTGCGCCGCACCGGAGGCGGAAGCCTTCTGGGACGATGAGCGCGTGGATCTCATGCTGCAGGCTGCGGCCCGTTTTCGGCAGAGAAGGGAACATTCCCGCAGGGAGGCCGCCTTCCTCGACGCCGGGCGCTTTCCTCTGCTGGCGGCCATGGCTCCGGCCGAACCGTCCCCCTCTCCCGTGGAACAGGGGCCGCTGGACGATGTGCCCGAAGACACCTGGAACGCCGGACCGGAGGCGGTGCTTGCCGCGCGCCCGGCCTGTTTCGACCCTCTCTTCAAGGATTCCACGGCTTTCCGCCGTCTGCGTCTTGCATGGAAGGAACAGGGAAGCTGGGACAATCTGCTGGATTTCGTTTCCTTCCGGCGCGATATCGACACGGTGCGTTCTCAGGCGGAATATGTGCAGATCATGACGCTGCACGCCTCCAAGGGCCTGGAATTCAAAGCCGTGTTCATTCCCGGTGCGGAAGACGGCCTTCTCCCCTTCCGGGGCGTGGGCGCGCTTCTCGGCAAGGAGGACGACTTCACGCCTCCGCCCGTGGACGAAGAACAGCGCCTCCTCTATGTGGGCATCACCCGCGCTTCCGAAGCGGTCTTTCTTTCCTCCGCGGCAAAGCGCAGCCTGTACGGGCACAGCCTCGCGCTTCCGCCCTCGCCGCTTCTGCCCCTTGCGCGCTTCCGCGCCGTCAAGCTGGCGCGGCATACGAAAACCACGGCCAGCCAGCTCAGCCTGTTCTGA
- a CDS encoding DUF169 domain-containing protein, with protein MADYADMHAFLMRELRLLHEPVGIRFFFEKEELEKFRGRGLHVEPVRPLTFCQAELGARMEGRIVLLEGKKLWCADARCVFGMDELSDNMVRDLMRFGTGEEQVRRFAEGKPRMARAPLAVLFSPLRAQEGAPDVVHFCCDNMQAYHLVDDWMAVSGVHPFRPSLCINSAVCGGTAFSCIEDQANMTLACAGSYNSGKMERGEINVMIPGRQMEAVVRRMKERVEKTGGVSLTRAGQPFPGADICQNCPVIVFKKPRETDA; from the coding sequence ATGGCGGATTATGCGGATATGCACGCGTTTCTCATGCGGGAACTTCGACTCCTGCATGAGCCTGTGGGCATACGGTTTTTTTTTGAAAAAGAGGAGCTGGAAAAGTTCCGCGGCAGGGGGCTGCATGTGGAGCCCGTCCGTCCGCTAACCTTCTGTCAGGCGGAACTCGGGGCGCGCATGGAAGGGCGCATCGTTCTTCTTGAGGGAAAAAAGCTCTGGTGTGCCGACGCGCGCTGCGTGTTCGGCATGGACGAATTGAGCGACAACATGGTGCGCGATCTCATGCGCTTCGGCACGGGCGAAGAACAGGTGCGCCGTTTTGCGGAAGGAAAGCCCCGCATGGCGCGCGCTCCGCTGGCCGTGCTTTTTTCTCCCCTGCGTGCGCAGGAGGGCGCGCCCGACGTGGTGCACTTCTGCTGCGACAACATGCAGGCCTATCACCTTGTGGACGACTGGATGGCCGTTTCCGGCGTGCATCCCTTCCGTCCCTCGCTCTGCATCAATTCCGCGGTATGCGGCGGCACCGCCTTTTCCTGCATCGAAGATCAGGCCAACATGACCCTTGCCTGCGCGGGCAGCTACAATTCCGGCAAGATGGAGCGCGGGGAAATCAACGTCATGATTCCCGGCCGCCAGATGGAGGCCGTGGTACGGCGCATGAAGGAACGTGTGGAAAAAACGGGCGGCGTTTCCCTTACGCGGGCGGGGCAGCCCTTTCCGGGGGCGGACATCTGCCAGAACTGCCCCGTCATCGTGTTTAAAAAGCCCCGGGAGACGGATGCCTGA
- a CDS encoding ErpA-related iron-sulfur cluster insertion protein (Members of this family, many of which are selenoproteins, show homology to the iron-sulfur cluster insertion ErpA that was described in Escherichia coli.), with protein sequence MFIVTVSEDILAKLRSMLEDEDEGACVRLREYTLGGGCRSRIVLGLALEERDEEDESTTVEDVTFIADGDFLLRYGRKFALECNGEKQLEVHALEEQN encoded by the coding sequence ATGTTTATTGTGACCGTCAGCGAAGACATACTGGCAAAACTCCGTTCCATGCTGGAAGATGAGGACGAGGGAGCCTGCGTGCGCCTGCGCGAGTACACCCTCGGCGGAGGCTGCCGTTCCCGCATCGTGCTGGGCCTTGCCCTGGAGGAAAGGGATGAGGAGGACGAAAGCACGACGGTGGAGGATGTGACCTTCATTGCGGACGGAGATTTTCTTCTGAGGTACGGCAGGAAGTTCGCACTGGAATGCAACGGGGAAAAGCAGCTCGAAGTTCACGCTCTGGAAGAGCAGAACTGA
- a CDS encoding ErpA-related iron-sulfur cluster insertion protein (Members of this family, many of which are selenoproteins, show homology to the iron-sulfur cluster insertion ErpA that was described in Escherichia coli.): protein MFTVTIGEEMLEKLRSMLEDEDEDTCVRLREYKVGGGUHCKIVLGLGMDERDEDEDEKVVVEDVPFIADNDFLMKYGKAFELSFNEDRQVVLTALEASL from the coding sequence ATATTTACCGTAACCATCGGCGAAGAAATGCTGGAAAAGCTCCGTTCCATGCTGGAAGACGAAGACGAGGACACCTGCGTGCGCCTGCGCGAGTACAAGGTCGGCGGCGGATGACACTGCAAGATCGTGCTCGGTCTGGGCATGGATGAAAGGGATGAGGACGAGGACGAAAAGGTCGTCGTGGAGGATGTTCCCTTCATTGCCGACAACGATTTTCTCATGAAATACGGCAAGGCTTTCGAGCTGAGCTTCAACGAAGACAGGCAGGTGGTGCTTACGGCGCTGGAGGCGTCGCTCTAG